The following DNA comes from Buttiauxella agrestis.
CCCAAGCCCTATGTTCTGACGCACCGTCAGATGGCTAAAAAGATTGTTCTCCTGGAACAGCATCGACACCGGGCGCTGCGCAGGTGCGCTATGCGAATGATCTTCATTGTTGAGCCTAATCTGCCCGCTGGCAGGTGTCAGAAAACCGGCAATCAAACTCAGCAGCGTACTTTTCCCCGCGCCGCTTGGCCCCAGCACCGCCACGCGTTCTCCGGCATTAATTTGCATCGAAAAACGCATCGGTAAATGGTGATAGAGCCAGGTTACATCAGTTAGCGTTAGCATGGCGTCCCGGAAGTTTTTCAATCAATGTGAATAAAGCAAAGCACAGTATCAGCAGGATCAGCGCGGTAACGGCGCCATCCTGGCTACGATATGAACCAATTTGTTGATAGAGATAGAACGGTAGCGTGCGGAAATCTTCATTACCAAATAGCGCCACGACGCCAAAATCACCAATCGAGAGCACGCAGGCAAATGCTAGCGCCTGTGCCAGTGGGCGTTTGAGCGCCCGTAACTCGATGTAGCGTAGGCGATTTAAGCCACTGATATTGAGTGACTGGCACAATTTGCCGTAGCGTTCCGCGACATCCAGCATCGGGTTTTCCAGCACTTTCAACGCATAGGGAATGGCCATCAGCGCATTGGTAAAAATTACGATGCCGTCAGCGGTTTGCGGCAAACCCACGCTGTTATTGAGCAACAGGAAAAAGCCGGTTGCCAGCACAATGCCCGGCATGGCTAAAATCAACATGCCGCTCAGTTCCAGCGCCTGCCCGGCAAATGCGCGGTTGCGCAGGCGCAATTCACGCGAACTCCACAGCAGCATCACTGTTATCACCACACAGATTAACCCTGCGCCCACGGCGATTCGTAATGAGGTGAATAATGCCTGCCATAGAATCGGTTGTGACAGCACAGAACCCAGGCCGCTATTGATGCCATCAATGATGACCGCTATCAGCGGCGGTAATAACAACAGCAGTGCGAGTACGATAAGCAGCCCGTCACACAGTCTGCGGCGCAGGTTATCCTGCGGGTCGCGCCAGCCTTGCATCTGGCTGATACCCACCGGAATCGCTTTGCTAAGGCGTTGGCTCATCAGCACCAGACCCAGGCAGCAAATCATTTGTACTAATGCGAGCAACGCCGCACGGGCTGGATCGTAGTCGTAACTCAGCGCCTGGAAGATGGCCAGTTCGATAGTGGTCGCCTGCGGCCCGCCGCCCAGTGAAAGCACGGTGGCAAAACTGGCGAAGCAAAGCATGAAAATGAGTGCGGCGGCAGGAAGAATCTGGCGGCGTAACCACGGCCATTCCACAAAGCGGAAGAAATTCCAGCCCTGCATTCCCAGCTGTGCGGCGACCTGGCGCTGTTCGCTGGGGATATTTTCCAGCGCCTGAAGCAGCAAACGCGTCGCCATCGGCAGGTTAAAAAAGACGTGAGCTAATAAAATGCCCTTAAGGCCATATGGCGAGAAAACCCATTCAATGCCCAGCCAGGCGCACAATGAGGCCAGCCAACCTTCGCGGCCGTAAACCGTCAGAATCCCGAACACGGCCACTAACACTGGCAAAACCAGCGTCATGGCGCACAGGCGTAACAGCGCGAGCCGCCCCGGAAAACGGCGGCGGTAAAGTGCGCGGGCGAGGAAAATCGCCGGAAATACCGAAAGGGCAGCGGAGAGGAATGCTTGCCAGAACGAGAAACGCAGTACGTGCCACAAATAGCTATCCTGCACCAGAGCACGGATATCGGTTTGCGGCGCGTTAAACCACAGCGCCAGAAAAGCCGCCAGGGCTACGGCTACCACGAGAGTAGCGGCGCATAGCCCTGGAATCAGCCAGCCGGGGATCAGCGGCTGACGGCGCGTTGCCATTCACTAATCCAGCTGGCGCGATGGGAAGAGACGTCTTGCGGGCTAAATTCCAGCGTGGTCTGCGGTTTCACCAGGCCGTTAAAACCTTCTGGCAATTTCACGTCCGTTACCGGGTACATCCAGTTGCCGGTTGGGATGGTGTTCTGGAAACCTGGCGAGGTGATAAATTTCATGAATTTCTCAGCCAGTTCAGGCTGCTTGCTGGAAGCCAGACGGCCAGCGACTTCGACCTGCAAATAATGCCCTTCGCTGAAATTTGCCGCTGCGTAGTTATCTTTTTTCTCTTCGATAATGTGATACGCCGGTGACGTGGTGTAGCTCATCACCAAATCACCTTCGCCTTTCAGGAACAGGCCGTATGCTTCAGACCAGCCTTTGGTGACGGTGACGGTTTTCTTCGCCAGTTTCGCCCAGGCTTCAGGCGTTTTGTCGCCGTAAACTTTTTGCATCCATAACAGCAGGCCTAAACCCGGCGTGCTGGTGCGCGGATCCTGGTAAATCACTTTCCATTTTTGGTCGCTTTCGACCAGTTCTTTCAGGCTTTTTGGCGGGTTTTTCAGTTTGTTTTTATCGTAGACGAAAGCGAAATAGCCGTAGTCGAAAGGCACGAACGTGTCGTTGTTCCAGCCGCCAGGGATTTTCAGTTTGCTGCTATCAACATTGCTGGTGGCAAACAGTTTGGTCTGCGCAGCCGCTTCCAGCAAATTGTTATCCAGGCCCAGCACCACATCAGCCTTGGTGTTTTTCCCTTCCATGCGCAGGCGATTTAGCAAAGAGACGCCGTCTTCCAGTGCGACGAATTTCAGCTCGCAATTGCAGTCAGCTTCAAAGGCTTTTTTCACCGCAGGGCCTGGACCCCAGTCGGCGGCAAAGGAGTCGTAGGTGTAAACAGTCAGCAGGGGTTTGGCAAAAACCGGGGCGGCGATGAGTGCCAGTAACGGCAGGAATTTTTTGAACACTTTGCACCTCTTGGAATTAGGGGTGGCAAAGGATATTTGAGAATAGAGCCTCAAATCCCTTCGCCGGCATTATCCGGATCAGGTTCGACGGGTATTATCTCAGCCAGACTTTCGTCTTAGCACCCCGTTGAGAACGCGAGCATTGTAATGATTCTGTGAATGAATCGAAAGTATTAAGGTTCCGGCGGCGCAAACCAGGCCGATTTAAAGTCAAACCAGCCGAGCGTGTTCATCCTCACGCCGCGCATGCTGCGTTGTCCCTCGATGCGCAGCCAGTGGTGAATTAACGGCAAAATGTCATTATTCTCAACGCGCTTCTGGCACCACTCCGGCAGTGAAAGCTCGCCGTTGTGCCATTTACGGGTATCGGATTCCCAGTCAATCGCAATACATTTTTGAATGAGCGGCACCTCATAGAGATGCGAAAAGAGTGAAAATTCTAGCGGCAGGGTGAAGTTGGCGCTGTTAAGCCAGATATCGCTTTCGGCATCGCCCTGATGCCACTCTTCATAACTGACTTCTTGCACCACCAGTTTTACGCCTACGCGTGCCAGCAATTGTTCCATCACTTTACTGATAACCCGGTGCTCAACGTGGTCGCGATAGAACGTCAGTGTTACGGACTCAAGCCCTGCGGGTTTTTCGACTACCGGCTGCGGTCGGGTATGGTGCCAGCGTGGCAATAAGCCGTATGCCGGGAACCAATACTGCTGGTTTTGTTCGCCCGCGCTATAAAGCAGGTGAATAGGTGCCAGCACATGGCTCAACCAGCGACGCACTTGTTCATGGCTGCCGGATTGCGAGCGTCTATCAAATAAAATGTAGTAACAGCCTTCTTCCAGGCGACTTTCAACCGCTTTCTCGCTGTCAGGCATTCCCGATAATTGCACCGCACAACTGACGTCTTCACCAATTTCCGGCAGCACCCAGAAATTCACTTCGTCTATTAATGCGCGATAGCCAAAGTAATCATCATAGGCCTGGATCTTTAGTTGGTTGGTGTTGTTACGCACGACGGAATAGGGGCCGGAGCCGACTGGCTGGCGGGAAAAGTTGTCCAGCGTTTGCCACTCACGCGGCAGAATCATCGCATTGACACTGCCAAGCAACCACGGCAGCCAGTTATCCGGCTGTGAGAGCGTAATATCCAGTGTCCAGGCGGTTGGGGAGCTAATCTGGGTGATGTGAGAATAGAGCGGTAGCGCATTAATCCGTTGCAAAGAGGTCATGACATCGAGCATATCCAGCTCGCGGCCATGGTGGAAATGAATGCCTGGACGCAAATAAAAACGCCAGTGTAATGGGGATATTTGCTGCCAGTGGTGAGCTATATCCGCTTCCAGTTCCCCATTTTCCTCATTTATGCGGATTAAGCCGCTGAAAATTTGCCGGGCAATATGCGTTTCTGAACGGCGTAAAGCCGAGCCTGGTAACAGGTTTAGCAGCGGACGATAGTAAAGAACGCGCAGAATATGTCGCCCCTGCCGGAAGCTGCGTCCGAGGTGGGAGATCAGCATCTGGCGCACTGCGGCTTTATCCCCAACGATCTGCACCAGTTGATCAATTCTGTCCTGCTCGAGAAGATCCTCTGCCCGCTGTTGCTGGAGTGCGAGGCCCGTGTAGAGAAATTCGAGCTGCGAACGTTTGCCGCGTCCGACTTCCGCTTTCCAGCTCAGCCAGCCCTTTTCCTGCATCGCACTGAGTAGCGTGCGCATATGGCGGCGGGAGCAATTCAGCAGCGAGGCCAGGTCATTCAACGTTGTATCCTGCGGTTTACCTTCGAAATATTGCCACAGGCGGATGAATTGTTGTTGCAGACGACTCGAACTCATAAAAGAGGAACTCCTGTCAGAAACTCATCAATTTAACTTTCCTCATATTACGCCAATAATCATCAACGTTGAAAGCGAGGAGGTACATATGAAACGGTCGCCAGTGGTTAAGTTTTATCAACAGTATTTTACCGCAACCCAAAGTGTTTCTGCTGGATGGCTGGCTCGCCTGACAGCATCGCAACGTCTAAGGATGCTTGAGGACTTAATGCAGTGGGAGGTGACAACTTCCGTGACCGTGAAGTACTGACTCGTTGAGACATGTGTGACTGAGAATTGGTGATGTTCACCTGGCCAGCAGATTGTTACTGCTGGCTTTTTTATACCCGTCATTAAGGTATAGTTTACGTTTTGCACACCCAGTGAGCGCTCGAACAAAAGGAATTTCTGCATGATTTGGTTTCTGACCAAAGGACGCCGCCTCAATCCGGTTTATGCCGCATTTATGATTGTGGCTTTCATGATGGGGATTGCGGGAGCACTCCAGGCGCCCACTCTTAGCCTGTTTTTAAGTCGCGAAGTCGAGGTGCGCCCATTCTGGGTCGGCCTGTTTTATACCGTCAATGCGATAGCCGGGATACTCGTCAGCCTGGCGCTGGCGAAGCGTTCAGATAACCAGGGCGATCGTCGCAAACTGATTATGGTTTGTTGCGTGATGGCCGTAGCAAACTGTGTGCTTTTTGCTTTTAACCGTCATTACCTGACGTTAATCACCGTTGGCGTCATGTTCGCGTCGATTGCCAACACCGCGATGCCGCAAATATTTGCCCTTGCTCGTGAATATGCCGATAACTCAGCACGTGAAGTGGTGATGTTCAGCTCGATAATGCGTGCGCAGCTCTCGCTCGCCTGGGTTATTGGCCCGCCGCTGTCGTTTATGCTCGCGTTAAATTACGGCTTTACCACTATGTTTCTTATCGCTGCGGGAATTTTTGTTATCTCGCTGGCGCTAATTTTCTTCGCACTTCCTTCGGTCGCAAGGATTGAGCAACCGGCAGATGTGGCGCTTACCCAGGTCAGCGGCTGGAAAGACAAAAACGTCCGTCTGTTGTTTATCGCTTCGATGCTGATGTGGACCTGCAACACCATGTATATCATCGACATGCCGTTGTGGGTCAGCAGTGATTTAGGGCTGCCCGAATCGTTGGCTGGGCTTTTGATGGGCACCGCCGCAGGGCTGGAAATCCCGGCGATGATCCTGGCGGGTTATTACGTGAAGCGCTTCGGTAAACGTCGCATGATGGTGATTGCTGTCTCGGCTGGCGTGCTGTTTTACGTCGGGCTGATTCTGTTCCATAGCCGTACTGCTTTGCTGCTGCTTCAGCTATTTAACGCGGTGT
Coding sequences within:
- the thiP gene encoding thiamine/thiamine pyrophosphate ABC transporter permease ThiP is translated as MATRRQPLIPGWLIPGLCAATLVVAVALAAFLALWFNAPQTDIRALVQDSYLWHVLRFSFWQAFLSAALSVFPAIFLARALYRRRFPGRLALLRLCAMTLVLPVLVAVFGILTVYGREGWLASLCAWLGIEWVFSPYGLKGILLAHVFFNLPMATRLLLQALENIPSEQRQVAAQLGMQGWNFFRFVEWPWLRRQILPAAALIFMLCFASFATVLSLGGGPQATTIELAIFQALSYDYDPARAALLALVQMICCLGLVLMSQRLSKAIPVGISQMQGWRDPQDNLRRRLCDGLLIVLALLLLLPPLIAVIIDGINSGLGSVLSQPILWQALFTSLRIAVGAGLICVVITVMLLWSSRELRLRNRAFAGQALELSGMLILAMPGIVLATGFFLLLNNSVGLPQTADGIVIFTNALMAIPYALKVLENPMLDVAERYGKLCQSLNISGLNRLRYIELRALKRPLAQALAFACVLSIGDFGVVALFGNEDFRTLPFYLYQQIGSYRSQDGAVTALILLILCFALFTLIEKLPGRHANAN
- the thiB gene encoding thiamine ABC transporter substrate binding subunit — translated: MFKKFLPLLALIAAPVFAKPLLTVYTYDSFAADWGPGPAVKKAFEADCNCELKFVALEDGVSLLNRLRMEGKNTKADVVLGLDNNLLEAAAQTKLFATSNVDSSKLKIPGGWNNDTFVPFDYGYFAFVYDKNKLKNPPKSLKELVESDQKWKVIYQDPRTSTPGLGLLLWMQKVYGDKTPEAWAKLAKKTVTVTKGWSEAYGLFLKGEGDLVMSYTTSPAYHIIEEKKDNYAAANFSEGHYLQVEVAGRLASSKQPELAEKFMKFITSPGFQNTIPTGNWMYPVTDVKLPEGFNGLVKPQTTLEFSPQDVSSHRASWISEWQRAVSR
- the sgrR gene encoding HTH-type transcriptional regulator SgrR — its product is MSSSRLQQQFIRLWQYFEGKPQDTTLNDLASLLNCSRRHMRTLLSAMQEKGWLSWKAEVGRGKRSQLEFLYTGLALQQQRAEDLLEQDRIDQLVQIVGDKAAVRQMLISHLGRSFRQGRHILRVLYYRPLLNLLPGSALRRSETHIARQIFSGLIRINEENGELEADIAHHWQQISPLHWRFYLRPGIHFHHGRELDMLDVMTSLQRINALPLYSHITQISSPTAWTLDITLSQPDNWLPWLLGSVNAMILPREWQTLDNFSRQPVGSGPYSVVRNNTNQLKIQAYDDYFGYRALIDEVNFWVLPEIGEDVSCAVQLSGMPDSEKAVESRLEEGCYYILFDRRSQSGSHEQVRRWLSHVLAPIHLLYSAGEQNQQYWFPAYGLLPRWHHTRPQPVVEKPAGLESVTLTFYRDHVEHRVISKVMEQLLARVGVKLVVQEVSYEEWHQGDAESDIWLNSANFTLPLEFSLFSHLYEVPLIQKCIAIDWESDTRKWHNGELSLPEWCQKRVENNDILPLIHHWLRIEGQRSMRGVRMNTLGWFDFKSAWFAPPEP
- the sgrT gene encoding glucose uptake inhibitor SgrT, with translation MKRSPVVKFYQQYFTATQSVSAGWLARLTASQRLRMLEDLMQWEVTTSVTVKY
- a CDS encoding sugar efflux transporter, translated to MIWFLTKGRRLNPVYAAFMIVAFMMGIAGALQAPTLSLFLSREVEVRPFWVGLFYTVNAIAGILVSLALAKRSDNQGDRRKLIMVCCVMAVANCVLFAFNRHYLTLITVGVMFASIANTAMPQIFALAREYADNSAREVVMFSSIMRAQLSLAWVIGPPLSFMLALNYGFTTMFLIAAGIFVISLALIFFALPSVARIEQPADVALTQVSGWKDKNVRLLFIASMLMWTCNTMYIIDMPLWVSSDLGLPESLAGLLMGTAAGLEIPAMILAGYYVKRFGKRRMMVIAVSAGVLFYVGLILFHSRTALLLLQLFNAVFIGIVAGIGMLWFQDLMPGRPGSATTLFTNSISTGVILAGVLQGALAESFGHYSVYWLIAGLSVFALILTSRVKNI